A portion of the Pseudomonas sp. PSE14 genome contains these proteins:
- a CDS encoding GNAT family N-acetyltransferase — MSSAVEIRPVTTADHAAWLPLWQGYQRFYKTTIDEATSALTWQRFLDPAEPMHAALAWRGGVAIGMVHFIYHRSCWTQGDYVYLQDLFVAEDQRGGGIGAALIEHVYADARANGASRVHWLTHETNTDAMFLYDRIADRSGFVQYRKII; from the coding sequence ATGTCTTCCGCTGTCGAGATCCGCCCTGTCACCACTGCCGATCACGCCGCCTGGCTGCCGCTCTGGCAGGGTTACCAGCGCTTCTACAAGACCACCATCGATGAGGCCACCAGCGCCCTGACCTGGCAGCGCTTCCTCGACCCCGCCGAGCCCATGCACGCCGCCCTCGCCTGGAGGGGCGGCGTTGCCATCGGCATGGTGCATTTCATCTACCACCGCTCCTGCTGGACCCAGGGCGACTACGTCTACCTGCAGGACCTGTTCGTCGCCGAAGACCAGCGCGGTGGCGGCATCGGCGCGGCGCTGATCGAGCACGTCTACGCCGACGCCCGCGCCAACGGCGCCTCGCGGGTGCACTGGCTGACCCACGAGACCAACACCGACGCCATGTTCCTCTACGACCGGATCGCCGACCGTTCCGGCTTCGTCCAGTACCGCAAGATCATCTGA
- a CDS encoding DUF3299 domain-containing protein produces the protein MRRTLLACSLVLLTSLASAAELPETDWLSLMPPSDRKALEDMPEITHNGPEANGTFTNKGGLKQSDKKLPQVMYSTRTVAALNGKALRLGGYPVPLENDAKGRVTEFFLVPYPGACIHVPPPPPNQIVLVRYPKGIKLDDIYSPIWVSGTLKIEKVSNEMADAAYAIDDAKVRPVEESDL, from the coding sequence ATGCGCCGTACATTGCTCGCCTGCAGCCTGGTGCTGCTGACTTCCCTGGCGTCCGCCGCCGAACTTCCCGAAACCGACTGGCTGTCCCTGATGCCGCCCAGCGACCGCAAGGCGCTCGAAGACATGCCGGAAATCACCCACAACGGCCCCGAGGCCAATGGCACCTTCACCAACAAGGGCGGCCTGAAGCAGAGCGACAAGAAGCTGCCGCAGGTGATGTATTCCACCCGAACCGTCGCCGCGCTGAACGGTAAGGCACTGCGCTTGGGCGGCTACCCGGTACCGCTGGAGAATGATGCCAAGGGCCGGGTCACCGAGTTCTTCCTGGTGCCCTATCCGGGCGCCTGCATCCACGTGCCGCCGCCGCCGCCGAACCAGATCGTGCTGGTGCGCTACCCCAAGGGCATCAAGCTCGACGACATCTACAGCCCCATCTGGGTCAGCGGCACGCTGAAGATCGAGAAGGTCAGCAACGAAATGGCCGACGCGGCCTACGCCATCGATGACGCCAAGGTGCGGCCGGTGGAGGAGAGCGATCTGTAA
- a CDS encoding GlsB/YeaQ/YmgE family stress response membrane protein: MGLIGTIVIGLIVGLIARFLKPGDDSMGWIMTILIGIGGSLLATYGGQALGIYAAGQAAGFIGAVIGAIVLLVIYGLIKKN, encoded by the coding sequence ATGGGATTAATCGGAACCATCGTCATCGGCCTGATCGTCGGACTCATCGCACGCTTTCTGAAGCCCGGCGATGACAGCATGGGCTGGATCATGACCATCCTGATCGGCATCGGCGGCTCGCTGTTGGCCACCTACGGCGGCCAGGCGTTGGGCATCTATGCCGCGGGCCAGGCGGCGGGCTTCATCGGCGCGGTGATCGGCGCCATCGTCCTGCTGGTCATTTACGGTCTGATCAAGAAGAATTGA
- the betA gene encoding choline dehydrogenase, protein MSQEFDYIIIGAGSAGNVLATRLTEDADVSVLLLEAGGPDYRADFRTQMPAALAYPLQGRRYNWAYVTDPEPHMNNRRMECGRGKGLGGSSLINGMCYIRGNAMDFDGWAQAKGLEDWTYLDCLPYFRKAETRDIGPNDYHGGNGPVSVTTPKAGNNPLFHAMVEAGVQAGYPRTEDLNGYQQEGFGPMDRTVTPQGRRSSTARGYLDQARERPNLTIVTHALTDRILFSGKRAVGATYLHGNDNDLKEVRARREVLVCSGAIASPQLLQRSGVGPSALLRDLGIDVVHDLPGVGQNLQDHLEMYLQYACKQPVSLYPALQWWNQPQIGAEWMFLGTGLGASNQFEAGGFIRTRPEFEWPNIQYHFLPVAINYNGSNAVKEHGFQAHVGSMRSPSRGRINVVSRDPRKHPSILFNYMSTEQDWQEFRDGIRLTREIMNQPALDPFRGRELSPGLDKKSDAELDAFVREHAETAFHPSCSCKMGEDDMAVVDGQGRVHGMQGLRVVDASIMPLIITGNLNATTIMMAEKIADKIRGREALPRSTADYYKANGAPVRGKPMR, encoded by the coding sequence ATGTCCCAGGAATTCGACTACATCATCATCGGCGCCGGTTCCGCCGGTAACGTACTGGCGACCCGTCTGACCGAAGACGCCGACGTCAGCGTCCTGCTGCTCGAAGCCGGTGGCCCGGACTACCGCGCCGACTTCCGCACCCAGATGCCGGCCGCGCTGGCCTACCCGCTGCAGGGTCGTCGCTACAACTGGGCCTATGTGACCGATCCCGAGCCGCACATGAACAATCGCCGCATGGAGTGCGGTCGCGGCAAGGGCCTGGGCGGTTCCTCGCTGATCAACGGCATGTGCTACATCCGCGGCAACGCCATGGACTTCGATGGCTGGGCCCAGGCCAAGGGCCTGGAGGACTGGACCTACCTCGACTGCCTGCCGTACTTCCGCAAGGCCGAGACCCGCGACATCGGGCCGAACGATTACCACGGCGGCAACGGTCCGGTGAGCGTGACCACGCCCAAGGCCGGCAACAACCCGCTGTTCCACGCCATGGTCGAGGCCGGCGTGCAGGCGGGCTACCCGCGTACCGAAGACCTCAACGGCTACCAGCAGGAAGGCTTCGGTCCGATGGACCGTACCGTGACCCCGCAGGGCCGCCGCTCCAGCACCGCACGCGGCTACCTGGACCAGGCCCGCGAGCGTCCGAACCTGACCATCGTCACCCACGCGCTGACCGACCGCATCCTGTTCAGTGGCAAGCGCGCCGTCGGTGCGACCTATCTGCACGGCAACGACAACGACCTGAAGGAAGTCCGCGCTCGCCGCGAAGTACTGGTGTGCTCCGGCGCCATCGCCTCGCCACAGCTGCTGCAGCGTTCAGGTGTTGGCCCGTCGGCACTGCTGCGCGACCTGGGCATCGACGTGGTGCATGACCTGCCCGGCGTCGGCCAGAATCTCCAGGACCACCTGGAGATGTACCTGCAGTACGCCTGCAAGCAACCTGTCTCGCTCTACCCGGCGCTGCAATGGTGGAATCAGCCGCAGATCGGCGCGGAGTGGATGTTCCTCGGCACCGGCCTGGGTGCGAGCAACCAGTTCGAAGCCGGTGGCTTCATCCGCACCCGTCCGGAGTTCGAGTGGCCGAACATCCAGTACCACTTCCTGCCGGTGGCAATTAACTACAACGGCAGCAATGCGGTGAAGGAGCATGGCTTCCAGGCCCACGTCGGCTCCATGCGCTCTCCCAGCCGTGGCCGCATCAACGTGGTCTCTCGCGACCCGCGCAAGCACCCGAGCATCCTGTTCAACTACATGTCCACCGAGCAGGACTGGCAGGAGTTCCGCGATGGCATCCGCCTCACCCGCGAAATCATGAACCAGCCGGCACTCGATCCCTTCCGGGGCCGCGAGCTCAGCCCGGGCCTGGACAAGAAGAGCGATGCAGAACTGGATGCCTTCGTGCGCGAGCATGCGGAAACCGCCTTCCACCCCTCCTGCTCCTGCAAGATGGGCGAGGACGACATGGCGGTGGTCGACGGCCAGGGCCGTGTGCACGGCATGCAGGGGCTGCGCGTGGTCGACGCCTCGATCATGCCGCTGATCATCACCGGCAACCTCAACGCCACCACCATCATGATGGCCGAGAAGATCGCCGATAAGATCCGTGGCCGTGAGGCGCTGCCCCGCAGCACCGCTGACTACTACAAGGCCAACGGTGCTCCGGTGCGCGGAAAGCCGATGCGCTGA
- the betI gene encoding transcriptional regulator BetI, protein MPKVGMQPIRRSQLIHATLEAVDQVGMGDASIALIARLAGVSNGIISHYFQDKNGLLEATMRHLMLALNKAVGERRQALKDDEPRSHLRAIIEGNFDASQVNGPAMKTWLAFWATSMHQPSLRRLQRVNDHRLYSNLCCELRRVLPIAEARAAARGLAALIDGLWLRGALSGDAFDTEQALAIAYDYLDQQLAKQAG, encoded by the coding sequence ATGCCAAAGGTCGGTATGCAGCCGATTCGCCGTTCCCAATTGATCCACGCCACTCTCGAGGCGGTGGACCAGGTGGGCATGGGTGACGCCAGCATCGCCCTGATCGCCCGCCTGGCGGGGGTCTCCAACGGCATCATCAGCCACTACTTCCAGGACAAGAACGGACTCCTGGAAGCGACGATGCGCCACCTGATGCTGGCGCTGAACAAGGCCGTCGGCGAACGCCGCCAGGCCCTGAAAGATGACGAGCCGCGCTCGCACCTGCGCGCGATCATCGAAGGCAACTTCGATGCGAGCCAGGTCAACGGGCCGGCGATGAAAACCTGGCTGGCGTTCTGGGCAACCAGCATGCACCAGCCGTCGTTGCGCCGCCTGCAGCGGGTCAACGACCACCGTTTGTATTCAAACCTGTGCTGCGAGCTGCGCCGGGTGTTGCCGATCGCCGAAGCGCGCGCGGCGGCCCGTGGGCTGGCAGCGCTGATCGATGGACTGTGGCTGCGTGGCGCGCTCTCGGGCGATGCCTTCGACACCGAGCAGGCACTGGCCATCGCGTACGACTACCTCGATCAACAACTGGCGAAACAGGCGGGATAG
- a CDS encoding GNAT family protein, which produces MTEQHPLNWRPVASPERRTLPGRYVNLAPLDPATHGDDLWQALQGPDCDPRLWDYLPYGPFSERASFDEWLAGNAASADPMFFAVIDRASGHAVGLLSFLRITPRDGVIEIGHIAFGRVMQRTPGSTEAVYLLARLSFELGYRRLEWKCNALNARSMRAAQRLGFTFEGTFRQHMVVKDHNRDTAWFSIIDSEWPRCQQAFEAWLGASNFDSEGLQRRHLADLRLR; this is translated from the coding sequence ATGACTGAGCAACACCCCCTTAACTGGCGCCCGGTCGCCAGCCCCGAACGCCGCACCCTGCCCGGCCGCTACGTGAACCTGGCGCCACTGGACCCGGCCACCCACGGCGACGACCTGTGGCAGGCGCTGCAAGGCCCGGACTGTGACCCGCGGCTGTGGGACTACCTGCCCTACGGCCCGTTCAGCGAACGGGCGAGCTTCGACGAGTGGCTGGCCGGCAACGCCGCCAGCGCCGACCCGATGTTCTTCGCCGTGATCGACCGCGCCAGCGGCCACGCCGTGGGCCTGCTCAGCTTCCTGCGCATCACCCCCAGGGACGGCGTGATCGAGATCGGCCACATCGCCTTCGGCCGCGTCATGCAACGCACCCCGGGCTCCACCGAGGCGGTCTACCTGCTCGCCCGGCTGTCCTTCGAACTGGGTTACCGACGCCTGGAATGGAAGTGCAACGCGCTCAACGCCCGCTCGATGCGCGCGGCGCAACGCCTGGGCTTCACCTTCGAGGGCACCTTCCGCCAGCACATGGTGGTGAAGGACCATAACCGCGACACGGCCTGGTTCTCCATCATCGACAGCGAGTGGCCACGCTGCCAGCAGGCCTTCGAGGCCTGGCTGGGTGCATCCAACTTCGACAGCGAAGGGCTGCAGCGGAGGCACCTGGCGGACCTGCGCCTGCGCTGA
- a CDS encoding D-hexose-6-phosphate mutarotase, whose translation MSSDIQTPRVEQVQVDELPCWRIHTAHGEALIAQQGAQLLSYQPHEQPPLVWLSETAEFHHGQSLRGGVPVCWPWFGNLERNPVDVRAAFAGDSAPAHGLVRAVDWQLDDIADELGELAVHFSIDARHGLPGWPHSARLELVMRFGERLVLEMTTHNLGDKPLPISQALHTYFAVSNSREISIDGLQGCRYIETLENWEERQQHGLVRIAGETDRIYLDVEKRLVIRDPLWERGIHIQASGSRSAVVWNPWIDKAARLSQFPDDAWENMLCIETARVWDDVMSVAPGRSETMKVEIWSEPLKS comes from the coding sequence ATGAGCAGCGATATCCAGACTCCCCGTGTCGAGCAGGTGCAGGTCGACGAACTGCCCTGCTGGCGCATCCACACCGCCCATGGTGAGGCCCTGATCGCCCAACAGGGCGCACAACTGCTGAGTTACCAGCCCCACGAGCAGCCGCCGCTGGTGTGGCTGAGCGAAACCGCCGAGTTCCACCATGGCCAGTCCCTGCGTGGTGGCGTTCCGGTGTGCTGGCCCTGGTTCGGCAACCTGGAGCGCAACCCAGTGGATGTCCGGGCCGCCTTCGCCGGCGACAGCGCCCCGGCCCACGGCCTGGTGCGCGCAGTGGACTGGCAGCTGGACGACATCGCCGACGAGCTGGGCGAGCTGGCCGTGCACTTCAGCATCGATGCCCGCCACGGCCTGCCCGGCTGGCCGCACTCGGCTCGCCTGGAACTGGTGATGCGCTTCGGCGAGCGCCTGGTCCTGGAAATGACCACCCACAACCTTGGCGACAAGCCGCTGCCGATCAGCCAGGCGCTGCACACCTACTTCGCAGTGAGCAACAGTCGCGAGATCAGCATCGACGGCCTGCAGGGCTGCCGTTACATCGAAACCCTGGAGAACTGGGAGGAGCGCCAGCAGCACGGCCTGGTGCGCATCGCCGGGGAAACCGACCGCATCTACCTGGACGTGGAGAAGCGCCTGGTGATCCGCGATCCGCTCTGGGAGCGCGGTATCCACATCCAGGCCAGCGGCTCGCGCTCGGCGGTGGTATGGAACCCGTGGATCGACAAGGCCGCGCGCCTGTCGCAGTTCCCCGACGACGCCTGGGAAAACATGCTGTGCATCGAGACCGCGCGGGTCTGGGACGACGTGATGAGCGTGGCGCCGGGGCGCAGCGAGACGATGAAGGTGGAAATCTGGAGTGAGCCGCTGAAAAGCTGA
- a CDS encoding BCCT family transporter — MSTASPIKTNEQVRLNPIVFYGSTVLILVLTAALILFPDSAGAVLNRTQAWLSHSFGWYYMLAIGSYLFFVLWVAFSRYGQLKLGADHEKPDFSYGAWAGMLFSSGIGISLLYFAASEPIDHLYHPPEGVAGTPQAARQALQLTFLHWGVHGWAIYALVGLAVGYFAYRHRQPLALRSALLPILGERWVKGGAGHAVDCFGIFVTLLGLVTNLGIGALQVSSGIEYLTGMEHSKTTLLIVLLVMSLVATLAAVSGIEKGIRRLSNLNIVLFSSLLLFVLVCGSTLELLNGFVQNLGDYLNGLVLKTFDLYVYTGGGAGKNEEWLGLWTLFYWAWWISWAPFVGMFIARISRGRTVRELVMGVLLIPLGFTLAWLSVFGNSAVDLVMNHGAVDLGKAALEQPSMSIYLLLEHYPLAKVVIGMSIFVGFVLFLTPADSGSVMLANLSRQGGDLDEDAPHWLRILWSIVITLVTIGLLFAGNFTAMQTVVVLAGLPFSAVLILFMFGLYKAMKADYEALHGQATSPALAPAA, encoded by the coding sequence ATGAGTACTGCTTCGCCAATAAAAACAAACGAGCAGGTACGTCTGAATCCGATCGTCTTCTACGGTTCCACCGTGCTGATCCTGGTTCTGACCGCCGCCCTCATTCTCTTTCCCGACAGCGCCGGTGCGGTCCTGAACCGTACACAAGCGTGGCTCTCGCACAGTTTCGGCTGGTACTACATGCTGGCCATCGGGAGCTATCTGTTCTTCGTCCTCTGGGTCGCGTTCTCGCGCTACGGCCAGCTGAAACTCGGCGCCGACCATGAGAAGCCGGACTTCAGCTATGGCGCCTGGGCCGGCATGCTGTTCTCCTCCGGCATCGGTATCTCGCTGCTGTACTTCGCTGCCTCCGAGCCCATCGACCACCTCTACCATCCGCCGGAAGGCGTGGCGGGCACCCCTCAGGCGGCACGCCAGGCGCTGCAGCTGACCTTCCTGCACTGGGGCGTGCACGGCTGGGCGATCTACGCGCTGGTCGGCCTGGCCGTCGGCTACTTCGCCTACCGCCACCGCCAACCGCTGGCCCTGCGTTCAGCGCTGCTGCCGATCCTCGGTGAGCGCTGGGTGAAGGGCGGCGCCGGCCACGCGGTGGACTGCTTCGGCATCTTCGTCACCCTGCTCGGTCTTGTGACCAACCTGGGGATCGGCGCGCTGCAGGTGTCCTCGGGCATCGAGTACCTGACCGGCATGGAGCACTCCAAGACCACCCTGCTGATCGTGCTGCTGGTGATGAGCCTGGTCGCCACCCTTGCGGCGGTGTCCGGCATCGAGAAAGGCATCCGCCGGCTGTCCAACCTGAACATCGTGCTGTTCAGCTCGCTGCTGCTGTTCGTGCTGGTCTGCGGTTCTACCCTGGAGCTGCTCAACGGCTTCGTGCAGAACCTCGGCGACTACCTCAACGGACTGGTGCTCAAGACCTTCGACCTCTACGTCTACACCGGCGGCGGCGCTGGCAAGAACGAAGAGTGGCTGGGTCTGTGGACCCTGTTCTACTGGGCCTGGTGGATCTCCTGGGCGCCCTTCGTCGGCATGTTCATCGCCCGTATTTCCCGTGGCCGCACCGTGCGCGAGCTGGTCATGGGCGTGCTGCTGATCCCGCTGGGCTTCACCCTCGCCTGGCTCTCGGTGTTCGGCAACAGCGCGGTGGACCTGGTGATGAACCACGGCGCCGTCGACCTGGGCAAGGCCGCGCTGGAGCAGCCGTCGATGTCGATCTACCTGCTGCTGGAGCACTACCCGCTGGCCAAGGTGGTGATCGGCATGTCGATCTTCGTCGGCTTCGTGCTGTTCCTCACCCCGGCCGACTCCGGCTCGGTGATGCTGGCCAACCTGTCGCGCCAGGGCGGCGACCTCGACGAGGACGCCCCGCACTGGCTGCGTATCCTCTGGTCGATAGTGATCACCCTGGTGACCATCGGCCTGCTGTTCGCCGGCAACTTCACGGCCATGCAAACCGTGGTGGTGCTGGCCGGCCTGCCGTTCTCGGCGGTGCTGATCCTGTTCATGTTCGGCCTCTACAAAGCCATGAAGGCGGATTACGAGGCGCTGCACGGCCAGGCCACGTCACCGGCCCTGGCACCCGCGGCCTGA
- a CDS encoding acyl-CoA thioesterase, whose amino-acid sequence MIELEQEDPIPQGDLALQITALPRETNGFGDIFGGWLVAQMDLAGTAMASRIAGGRVATVAIDRMAFLVPVAVGAQLSFYTQSLEVGRSSIRMLVEVWSDDPLSSEWRKVTEAVFVFVAIDGSGRTRPVPPRRG is encoded by the coding sequence ATGATCGAGCTCGAACAAGAAGATCCCATCCCGCAGGGTGACCTTGCCCTGCAGATTACCGCCCTGCCGCGCGAGACCAACGGCTTTGGCGACATCTTCGGTGGTTGGCTGGTGGCGCAGATGGATCTCGCCGGTACCGCCATGGCCAGCCGCATCGCGGGCGGCCGCGTCGCCACCGTGGCCATCGACCGCATGGCCTTCCTGGTCCCGGTCGCCGTTGGCGCACAGCTCTCCTTCTATACGCAATCGCTGGAAGTCGGCCGCAGCTCGATCCGCATGCTGGTCGAGGTGTGGAGCGATGACCCGCTGTCCAGCGAGTGGCGCAAGGTCACCGAAGCGGTGTTCGTCTTCGTCGCCATCGATGGCAGCGGTCGTACCCGTCCGGTTCCTCCGCGTCGTGGCTGA
- a CDS encoding PLP-dependent aminotransferase family protein, whose protein sequence is MSVPLPFNPSGIRLDPARPLGVQLFQALRERILDGRLAARSRLPASRDLAASLGVSRNTVVRAYEQLYAEGYIEGRTGDGTYVADRVQPSMDAVRGEARSPDAPSLERLARHHLPLPPSGAPRAFRVGVPAFDLFPFDTWARLQARFWRDPPLDCLGYGDPAGEQRLRELVAAYLRSTRGLHCDAQQIIITSGAQQGIALCAQVLLAEGDGAAIENPGYRAAGHAFATAGARLHGVPVDADGLCTSHLERLPDCRLVYVTPSHQYPTGVTLSLARRLELLEWAERSGGWIVEDDYDGEYRYSGTPLMPLAALDRHDRVLYVGTFCKIAFPALRLGYLVVPPALAQAFARRRALDVRHSEVGTQRVMADFIAEGHFQRHVRRMRRAARSRRDALLRGWPEVAGCAPMPTVEAGLHLCVRVDSRERELELVQRALAVGVEVNALSDYWLPESTEPEDQRAGLVLGFAAVPEARIAEALKALRKAWQ, encoded by the coding sequence ATGAGTGTCCCGCTGCCCTTCAACCCTTCCGGCATTCGCCTCGATCCCGCGCGTCCGCTGGGTGTGCAACTGTTCCAGGCGCTACGCGAGCGCATCCTCGACGGCCGCCTGGCGGCGCGCTCGCGATTGCCGGCGAGCCGCGACCTGGCGGCGTCCCTGGGCGTTTCGCGCAATACCGTGGTGCGCGCCTACGAGCAGCTTTATGCCGAGGGTTACATCGAAGGGCGCACCGGCGACGGCACCTATGTGGCCGATCGGGTTCAGCCATCGATGGACGCCGTGCGCGGCGAGGCGCGCAGTCCGGATGCGCCGTCACTCGAACGATTGGCGCGGCACCACCTGCCGCTGCCGCCCAGCGGTGCGCCGCGCGCCTTCCGCGTCGGCGTGCCGGCTTTCGACCTGTTCCCCTTCGACACCTGGGCACGGTTGCAGGCGCGCTTCTGGCGCGACCCGCCGCTGGACTGCCTGGGCTACGGCGACCCGGCGGGCGAGCAGCGCCTGCGCGAGCTGGTCGCCGCCTACCTGCGCAGCACACGCGGCCTGCATTGCGACGCCCAGCAGATCATCATCACCAGCGGCGCCCAGCAGGGCATCGCGCTGTGCGCCCAGGTGCTGCTGGCCGAAGGTGACGGCGCGGCCATCGAGAATCCCGGCTACCGCGCCGCTGGCCACGCCTTCGCCACGGCGGGCGCACGGCTGCACGGCGTGCCGGTGGATGCCGACGGCCTGTGCACTTCGCACCTGGAACGGCTGCCGGACTGCCGGCTGGTGTATGTCACACCCTCACACCAGTACCCGACCGGGGTGACCCTGTCCCTGGCACGGCGCCTGGAGCTGCTGGAATGGGCCGAGCGCAGCGGCGGCTGGATTGTCGAGGACGATTACGACGGCGAGTACCGCTACAGCGGAACGCCATTGATGCCGTTGGCGGCACTGGATCGCCATGACCGGGTGCTCTACGTCGGCACCTTCTGCAAGATCGCCTTCCCCGCGCTGCGCCTGGGCTACCTCGTGGTCCCTCCGGCGCTGGCGCAGGCCTTCGCCCGGCGTCGCGCGCTGGATGTGCGGCACTCGGAGGTCGGCACCCAGCGGGTGATGGCCGACTTCATCGCCGAAGGGCATTTCCAGCGTCACGTCCGCCGCATGCGCCGGGCGGCGCGCAGTCGGCGCGATGCCTTGCTGCGCGGCTGGCCGGAGGTCGCCGGCTGCGCTCCGATGCCGACGGTGGAAGCGGGGCTGCACCTGTGCGTGCGGGTCGACAGTCGCGAGCGCGAACTCGAACTGGTGCAGCGTGCGCTGGCCGTGGGTGTGGAGGTGAATGCGCTGAGCGACTACTGGCTGCCGGAGTCCACCGAGCCGGAAGATCAGCGCGCCGGGCTGGTCCTGGGCTTCGCGGCGGTGCCCGAGGCGCGGATCGCCGAAGCCTTGAAGGCGTTGCGCAAGGCGTGGCAGTAG
- a CDS encoding HdeD family acid-resistance protein, producing the protein MSDNPLWQALGQHWKWIALRGVAAVIFGVLALAWPAIALAVLVLVWGAYAFVDGVFTLLAAARMRESGRPIWPLVLVGLLGVGAGLVAFFWPALTALGLLMLIAAWALVIGVLQIIAAIRLRRALANEWWLGLSGALSVLFGVMMIANPGAGAVAVAWVIGAYAVFFGVMLVLLALRLRKTSTFNA; encoded by the coding sequence ATGAGCGACAACCCCCTCTGGCAGGCCCTCGGCCAGCATTGGAAATGGATTGCCCTGCGCGGCGTGGCGGCGGTGATCTTCGGTGTGCTGGCGCTCGCCTGGCCGGCCATCGCCCTGGCCGTGCTGGTCCTGGTCTGGGGCGCCTACGCCTTCGTCGACGGGGTGTTCACCCTGCTCGCCGCCGCGCGCATGCGCGAATCGGGCAGGCCGATCTGGCCGCTGGTACTGGTCGGCCTGCTGGGTGTCGGCGCAGGGCTGGTGGCGTTCTTCTGGCCGGCGCTGACGGCGCTCGGCCTGCTCATGCTGATCGCCGCCTGGGCGCTGGTCATCGGCGTGCTGCAGATCATCGCGGCAATCCGCCTGCGCAGGGCATTGGCCAACGAATGGTGGCTGGGTCTTTCCGGGGCGCTGTCGGTGCTGTTCGGGGTGATGATGATCGCCAACCCCGGTGCCGGCGCGGTCGCGGTGGCCTGGGTGATCGGCGCCTACGCGGTGTTCTTCGGCGTGATGCTGGTACTGCTCGCCCTGCGCCTGCGCAAGACCTCGACCTTCAATGCCTGA
- the betB gene encoding betaine-aldehyde dehydrogenase, with the protein MARFEVQKLYIGGRYVEATSGATFETINPANGEVLAQVQRASKDDVERAVQSAVEGQKVWAAMTAMQRSRILRRAVEILRQRNDELAELETLDTGKPLAETRNVDIVTGADVLEYYAGLVPAIEGEQIPLRETSFVYTRREPLGVVAGIGAWNYPVQIALWKSAPALAAGNAMIFKPSEVTPLTALKLAEIYTEAGLPDGVFNVLTGSGREVGQWLTEHPLIEKISFTGGTSTGKKVMASASSSSLKEVTMELGGKSPLIIFEDANLDRAADIAVMANFFSSGQVCTNGTRVFIPRNLQARFEEKVVERVKRIRLGSPQDENTNFGPLTSFAHMESVLSYIESGKEQKARLLCGGERVTQGEFAKGAYVAPTVFTDCRDDMTIVREEIFGPVMSILVYDTEDEAIRRANDTEYGLAAGVVTQDLARAHRAIHRLEAGICWINTWGESPAEMPVGGYKQSGVGRENGLTTLAHYTRIKSVQVELGDYASVF; encoded by the coding sequence ATGGCTCGATTCGAAGTACAGAAGCTCTACATCGGCGGTCGCTACGTGGAAGCCACCAGCGGCGCCACCTTCGAAACCATCAATCCGGCCAACGGTGAAGTGCTCGCCCAGGTTCAGCGCGCCTCGAAGGACGACGTCGAGCGCGCCGTGCAAAGCGCGGTAGAAGGGCAGAAGGTCTGGGCGGCGATGACCGCCATGCAGCGCTCGCGCATCCTGCGCCGCGCTGTGGAAATCCTCCGCCAGCGCAACGATGAGCTGGCCGAACTGGAAACTCTCGACACCGGCAAGCCGCTGGCCGAGACCCGCAACGTCGACATCGTCACCGGCGCCGACGTGCTCGAGTACTACGCAGGCCTGGTTCCGGCCATCGAAGGCGAACAGATTCCGCTGCGCGAGACCAGCTTCGTCTACACCCGCCGCGAGCCGCTGGGCGTGGTCGCCGGCATCGGCGCCTGGAACTACCCGGTGCAGATTGCCCTGTGGAAATCCGCCCCGGCCCTGGCCGCCGGCAACGCGATGATCTTCAAGCCCAGCGAAGTTACCCCGCTGACCGCACTGAAACTCGCTGAAATCTACACCGAGGCCGGCCTGCCCGATGGCGTGTTCAACGTCCTCACTGGCAGCGGCCGCGAAGTCGGCCAGTGGCTGACCGAGCACCCGCTCATCGAGAAGATCTCCTTCACCGGCGGCACCTCCACCGGCAAGAAGGTCATGGCCAGCGCCTCGAGTTCCTCGCTCAAGGAAGTCACCATGGAGCTGGGCGGCAAGTCGCCGCTGATCATCTTCGAAGACGCCAACCTCGACCGCGCCGCCGACATCGCCGTCATGGCCAACTTCTTCAGTTCCGGCCAGGTGTGCACCAACGGCACCCGCGTGTTCATCCCGCGCAACCTGCAGGCACGCTTCGAGGAGAAGGTCGTCGAGCGCGTGAAGCGCATTCGCCTGGGCAGCCCGCAGGACGAAAACACCAATTTCGGTCCGCTGACCAGCTTCGCGCACATGGAGAGCGTGCTCTCCTACATCGAGTCCGGTAAGGAACAGAAGGCCCGCCTGCTGTGCGGTGGCGAGCGCGTCACCCAGGGCGAGTTCGCCAAGGGTGCGTACGTTGCGCCGACCGTGTTCACCGACTGCCGCGACGACATGACCATCGTCCGTGAGGAAATCTTCGGGCCGGTCATGAGCATCCTCGTCTACGACACCGAAGACGAAGCCATCCGCCGCGCCAACGACACCGAGTACGGCCTGGCCGCCGGCGTCGTGACCCAGGACCTGGCCCGCGCGCACCGTGCGATCCACCGTCTGGAGGCGGGCATCTGCTGGATCAACACCTGGGGCGAGTCGCCGGCCGAAATGCCGGTTGGCGGGTACAAGCAATCGGGTGTCGGTCGTGAGAACGGTCTGACCACCCTGGCTCACTACACTCGCATCAAATCCGTGCAGGTAGAGCTGGGCGACTACGCCTCGGTGTTCTGA